Proteins encoded within one genomic window of Conchiformibius steedae:
- a CDS encoding energy-coupling factor ABC transporter permease has translation MNFHSAWFDGTIWQTAWLPFVLVCAVSLRAAQQVWHTWQSTLLAAAAVLVLPQLLQTQLPNHGFAYHLLGVNLACLMLGARTAWLAACAFLLLIGLARDGAAFFNVWAINALFTVLPACAVNVLLRRIGQKILPPNLFAYIFVYGFLGAAAGLLLTGAGLSALAWLNPAVPAPHFPVFLLLAWGEAFLSGLLCAVLIAFAPQLLSTFSDKVYLRREKQIWKD, from the coding sequence ATGAATTTTCATAGTGCATGGTTTGACGGAACAATATGGCAAACGGCGTGGCTGCCGTTTGTGCTGGTGTGTGCCGTATCGCTGCGGGCAGCGCAGCAGGTTTGGCATACGTGGCAAAGCACTTTGTTGGCAGCGGCGGCGGTGCTGGTGTTGCCACAGCTTTTGCAGACACAATTGCCCAATCACGGTTTTGCCTATCATTTGCTGGGGGTAAACTTGGCGTGTTTGATGTTGGGGGCAAGGACAGCTTGGTTGGCGGCGTGTGCGTTTTTGCTGCTGATTGGGCTGGCGCGGGACGGTGCAGCGTTTTTCAACGTATGGGCGATAAACGCCCTGTTTACCGTTTTGCCTGCCTGTGCGGTAAACGTGCTGTTGCGCCGCATCGGGCAGAAAATCTTACCGCCTAATTTGTTTGCCTATATTTTTGTGTATGGTTTTTTGGGCGCGGCGGCGGGGCTGTTGCTTACGGGCGCAGGATTAAGCGCACTGGCATGGCTCAATCCCGCCGTTCCCGCGCCGCATTTCCCCGTGTTTTTGCTGCTGGCGTGGGGCGAAGCGTTTTTAAGCGGTTTATTGTGTGCCGTGCTGATTGCTTTTGCCCCGCAGCTTTTAAGCACCTTTAGCGATAAGGTGTACCTGCGCCGTGAAAAGCAGATTTGGAAAGACTAG
- a CDS encoding class I SAM-dependent methyltransferase, with protein sequence MSTWSHGYVSDIGYTYGYYPELNPLRALVPMLQEGFAVPTIKNACELGFGQGVSLNAHAAAGTARWYGTDFNPAHAAFARDVAQQCGSQVLIADDDFATFCNRDDLPEFEFIGLHGIWSWISDENRRVIVDFVRRKLAVGGILYISYNTLPGWSAHAPIRHLLAMHDNHIASAANSRAQNVKTALDFGSRVLEHSPGLKNNTPHILNRLNEIAKHDTSYLIHEYMNYHWHPMYYADLEQWLEPAKVGFACSASYLDDFNMCLFNPEQQKLMDEVAGTPLAQTVKDFILNKQFRRDLWVKGARKLNHTQLAQQRGKQRFVLTTPRDKVEMGINNYISINLMPEVFDPLLDILKDHQVHRVSDLCAALQGTLNETQVFSSLALLHAKNDVALVQDEAAVESARARCRAFNRYVMESARYNGEIYYLTSPLSGGAMHMGRIELLFAAAYQQGLQQPVQWAESVWRILQSYGQAMVKDGETLQGEEANLAELNRLAEEFAANRLTTLQALHMIEQ encoded by the coding sequence ATGTCCACTTGGTCTCACGGCTATGTCAGCGACATCGGCTATACCTACGGCTATTACCCCGAACTGAACCCGCTTCGCGCCCTTGTGCCGATGCTTCAGGAAGGCTTTGCCGTTCCCACCATCAAAAACGCCTGCGAATTGGGCTTTGGTCAGGGCGTATCGCTCAACGCCCATGCTGCTGCAGGGACAGCACGTTGGTACGGTACGGATTTTAACCCCGCTCATGCTGCGTTTGCCCGCGATGTGGCACAACAATGCGGCAGCCAAGTGCTGATTGCCGATGATGATTTTGCCACATTTTGCAACCGTGATGATTTGCCCGAATTTGAATTTATCGGACTGCACGGTATTTGGTCGTGGATTTCGGATGAAAACCGCCGTGTGATTGTGGATTTTGTCCGCCGCAAACTGGCTGTGGGCGGAATTTTATACATCAGCTACAACACCCTGCCTGGCTGGTCGGCACACGCGCCCATCCGCCACCTGCTTGCCATGCACGACAACCACATTGCTTCCGCCGCCAACAGCCGCGCCCAAAATGTGAAAACCGCCCTTGACTTCGGCAGCCGCGTATTGGAACACAGTCCCGGACTGAAAAACAACACCCCCCATATCCTCAACCGTTTAAACGAAATTGCCAAACACGACACCAGCTATCTGATTCACGAATACATGAACTACCACTGGCATCCCATGTATTATGCTGATTTGGAACAGTGGCTTGAACCTGCCAAAGTGGGTTTTGCCTGTTCCGCCAGCTATCTGGACGACTTCAATATGTGCCTGTTTAATCCCGAACAGCAAAAACTGATGGACGAAGTGGCAGGCACGCCTTTGGCTCAAACCGTTAAAGACTTTATTTTAAACAAACAGTTCCGCCGCGACTTGTGGGTAAAAGGCGCACGAAAACTCAATCACACCCAGCTTGCACAACAGCGCGGCAAACAACGCTTTGTGCTGACCACCCCGCGCGACAAAGTGGAAATGGGCATCAATAACTACATCAGCATCAATCTGATGCCAGAAGTGTTTGACCCGCTGTTGGATATCTTGAAAGACCACCAAGTGCACCGTGTCAGCGATTTGTGCGCCGCTTTGCAAGGCACATTAAACGAAACACAGGTTTTCTCATCACTTGCCCTGCTGCACGCCAAAAACGATGTGGCACTGGTTCAAGACGAAGCCGCTGTGGAAAGCGCACGCGCACGTTGTCGCGCCTTTAACCGCTATGTAATGGAATCTGCCCGTTACAACGGCGAGATTTATTATTTAACCAGCCCGCTGTCGGGTGGCGCAATGCATATGGGACGCATTGAGCTGCTGTTTGCTGCCGCTTATCAGCAAGGACTGCAGCAACCCGTACAATGGGCCGAATCGGTATGGCGTATTTTGCAAAGCTACGGTCAGGCAATGGTTAAAGACGGCGAAACCCTGCAGGGTGAAGAAGCCAACCTTGCCGAATTAAACCGCTTGGCAGAAGAATTCGCCGCCAACCGCCTGACTACCCTGCAAGCACTGCACATGATTGAACAATAA
- the lspA gene encoding signal peptidase II, whose amino-acid sequence MKYLPYWLTAFVAIFLDQLSKYLILINFEDHERRNIIPNFFDLTLVYNPGAAFSFLADMGGAQKYIFTVLAFVISGWLARSIVKGEFGRLGNWAAAMIIGGAFGNVIDRFIHGKVVDFLLFYWQNWYYPAFNIADSFICVGAALLIIESFTQKNPKNT is encoded by the coding sequence ATGAAATACCTACCCTACTGGCTGACCGCCTTTGTCGCCATTTTTCTTGACCAATTAAGCAAATACCTTATTTTAATTAATTTTGAAGACCACGAACGCCGCAACATCATTCCCAATTTTTTTGATTTAACGCTGGTGTATAACCCTGGTGCTGCTTTCAGCTTTTTGGCCGATATGGGTGGCGCACAAAAATATATTTTTACCGTGCTGGCGTTTGTGATTAGCGGCTGGCTGGCGCGTTCCATCGTTAAAGGCGAATTCGGACGACTGGGCAACTGGGCGGCTGCCATGATTATCGGCGGCGCATTCGGCAATGTGATAGACCGTTTTATTCACGGCAAAGTGGTCGATTTTTTACTGTTTTACTGGCAAAACTGGTACTACCCCGCTTTTAATATTGCCGACAGCTTTATCTGCGTGGGCGCAGCCTTACTGATTATTGAAAGCTTTACCCAAAAAAACCCCAAAAATACCTGA
- the ispH gene encoding 4-hydroxy-3-methylbut-2-enyl diphosphate reductase produces MSQATIILANPRGFCAGVDRAISIVERALEEYGAPIYVRHEVVHNKFVVDNLREKGAVFIEDLADVPAGATLIYSAHGVSKAVQAEAAERGFRVFDATCPLVTKVHKEVARLDEQGYQIIMIGHAGHPEVEGTMGQLSAGAMLLVETVDDVAKLNVRDSEKLAHVSQTTLSVDETRDIIAALKTRFPHIKSPHKEDICYATTNRQEAVKDLAKQCDVVVVVGSPNSSNSNRLREVAALRGVDAYMVDNASFLQESWFTGKQCVGVTAGASAPEVLVQEVIAQIQAWGAHTVRQSGDVEESIVFVLPKELRK; encoded by the coding sequence ATGTCCCAAGCAACCATTATTCTCGCCAACCCGCGCGGCTTTTGTGCAGGCGTGGACCGCGCCATCAGCATTGTTGAACGCGCCCTAGAAGAATACGGCGCACCCATTTATGTCCGCCACGAAGTTGTCCACAATAAATTTGTGGTGGACAATCTACGCGAAAAAGGCGCAGTTTTTATTGAAGATTTGGCAGACGTCCCCGCAGGTGCAACCTTAATTTATTCTGCTCATGGCGTATCCAAAGCCGTACAGGCAGAAGCCGCCGAACGCGGTTTCCGCGTATTTGATGCCACCTGCCCGCTGGTGACCAAAGTCCACAAAGAAGTCGCCCGCCTAGACGAACAAGGCTATCAAATCATCATGATTGGACACGCAGGACACCCCGAAGTAGAAGGCACAATGGGACAGCTTTCCGCAGGCGCGATGCTGCTAGTGGAAACCGTTGATGATGTTGCCAAGCTCAATGTGCGCGACAGCGAAAAACTCGCCCACGTCAGCCAAACCACCTTATCGGTTGACGAAACCCGCGACATTATCGCCGCCTTAAAAACCCGTTTTCCCCACATCAAAAGCCCCCACAAAGAAGACATCTGCTACGCCACCACCAACCGTCAGGAAGCCGTGAAAGATTTGGCAAAACAATGTGATGTTGTCGTAGTCGTGGGTTCACCCAATTCGTCTAACAGCAACCGTTTGCGCGAAGTGGCGGCATTGCGCGGGGTAGATGCCTATATGGTGGATAATGCCTCGTTTTTGCAGGAAAGCTGGTTTACAGGCAAACAGTGCGTGGGCGTAACCGCAGGCGCGTCTGCACCTGAAGTGCTGGTTCAGGAAGTGATTGCCCAAATTCAGGCTTGGGGCGCGCACACAGTCAGACAAAGCGGCGATGTGGAAGAAAGCATCGTGTTTGTGTTACCCAAAGAATTACGCAAGTAA
- a CDS encoding replication initiation factor domain-containing protein, producing the protein MGYEIVKTESGKYTLYIDGCHIHDYSRRRDAVRRVRQLQERGGADAQTDSRAAAAVCAVAQPAPASNTGGTDCAGQVSQSYSHTVMVRGKVKHIPLRRGVGTAAHIDTLTLTMREDVFAEEVQVHTDETKATLAKSISQTLHTLMGFGIYEERNGINGYKYSYRMGTDNATYGIVAFGGTNQKGSVMIYFYGDGLTAAKDGWETRLYNWLSAFAPYATITRCDLAHDFLDGGYTPDQAYQDWLGGGYTANNRRPRARKHGYDWLDDQRTGKTFYVGTPQSSRLLRVYEKGCEQGDYTSPWVRVELQLRNREIIIPHEILLYPGEYLTGTYPALAALFARYTHAPKKVEYIKKSVEIGLEHCVRYASMQASGTVNALEAYGLADHEIVKLLKGGKKKLPKRLRADRYDCNHADVIYLHELLGKPDVAVKDYMDGLYRQEQASKRQAYFDRLEQDAMQHRMSADYQSFGRML; encoded by the coding sequence ATGGGTTATGAAATCGTAAAAACCGAGAGCGGTAAATACACGCTCTACATAGACGGTTGTCATATCCACGATTACAGCCGCCGCCGTGATGCAGTTCGCCGTGTCCGCCAATTGCAGGAGCGTGGCGGAGCGGACGCACAAACAGACAGCCGCGCAGCGGCGGCAGTTTGTGCGGTCGCGCAGCCCGCCCCCGCTAGTAACACGGGGGGAACGGATTGCGCGGGTCAGGTCAGCCAATCTTACAGCCATACCGTTATGGTGCGTGGCAAGGTCAAACACATTCCTTTAAGACGGGGTGTCGGTACAGCAGCACATATTGACACTTTAACCTTAACCATGCGCGAAGACGTATTTGCTGAAGAAGTCCAAGTGCATACGGACGAAACTAAAGCCACACTTGCAAAAAGTATTTCGCAAACTTTGCATACCCTAATGGGCTTTGGCATTTACGAAGAACGCAACGGCATTAACGGCTATAAATATTCCTACCGTATGGGTACGGACAATGCCACTTACGGGATTGTCGCCTTTGGCGGCACCAATCAAAAAGGCAGTGTCATGATTTACTTTTACGGCGATGGTCTGACTGCCGCTAAAGACGGTTGGGAAACCCGTTTATATAACTGGCTGAGTGCATTTGCCCCGTATGCCACGATTACCCGCTGCGACCTTGCTCACGACTTTTTAGATGGCGGCTACACTCCCGACCAAGCCTATCAAGATTGGCTGGGTGGTGGTTATACCGCCAATAACCGCCGACCGCGAGCCCGTAAACATGGTTACGACTGGTTAGATGACCAACGCACAGGCAAAACCTTTTATGTCGGCACACCGCAAAGTTCACGACTTTTGCGTGTGTATGAAAAAGGCTGCGAACAGGGCGATTATACAAGTCCATGGGTACGGGTGGAATTGCAGCTCCGTAACCGCGAAATCATTATCCCCCATGAAATCCTGCTTTATCCAGGCGAGTACCTGACGGGTACATATCCTGCATTGGCAGCATTATTTGCCCGATATACCCATGCACCTAAAAAAGTTGAATATATAAAAAAGTCCGTTGAAATCGGGCTGGAGCATTGTGTCCGTTATGCCAGTATGCAGGCATCAGGTACGGTAAATGCCCTTGAAGCATACGGGCTGGCAGACCATGAAATCGTCAAACTGCTTAAAGGCGGTAAAAAAAAGCTCCCCAAACGGTTGAGGGCTGACCGTTACGATTGCAACCATGCCGATGTTATCTACCTGCATGAGCTGCTAGGCAAGCCCGATGTCGCAGTCAAAGACTATATGGACGGCTTATATCGCCAAGAGCAGGCGAGCAAACGCCAAGCATACTTTGACCGTTTGGAACAAGATGCCATGCAGCACCGCATGAGTGCAGATTATCAATCATTTGGACGAATGTTGTAG
- a CDS encoding major capsid protein, translating into MKIMNIAKKYAPRMNQAKLAVGGGLIMLAAAAQAEVPQEVTQALGTAKTDALQVGGMVLGIIVAIFALMMMRRVLR; encoded by the coding sequence ATGAAAATCATGAATATTGCTAAAAAGTACGCCCCGCGTATGAACCAAGCCAAACTTGCTGTTGGTGGCGGCCTGATTATGTTGGCAGCCGCAGCACAAGCTGAAGTGCCGCAAGAAGTAACCCAAGCATTAGGCACTGCCAAAACAGATGCCTTACAAGTAGGCGGCATGGTGCTCGGCATCATTGTTGCCATCTTTGCCCTGATGATGATGCGCCGCGTATTGCGTTAA
- a CDS encoding IgG-binding virulence factor TspB family protein, whose amino-acid sequence MKKLLLAALLTTAPLCHAENVAQITGGNYIFADAQNQRLIFNFEPSVFENRTWGFDEPSDNATTQFTVADMPLKTLHSSEFHAYERVAGGGYAIVATYNPKQHRAMLMRPVYRPNVNDGERVRVWLPAVGWIVRVGGTVARSVLPPIITNCLASTKCKTVAAVVIPHLCAINYWGIGHFKEGFLQEIGFPESFCKTAEEEGYKPEQITNPQTGKQGKTYVKEYPYVLKGHWGKTRHSDCEPGHEKECAPEYRQILIGANSAEHARSIANDMCKKLVGTSYTGIDPNNHDNYGLTGKVKSAELKKDGDLLGCSTLATDDNGEDFIGPSFIVRVLRENYKEKIQMVDVVNLVSKDFKKNPTPYMNDKGQVGKDLRKAIKPKATIEKKDGTGGTVTASSPPYLDPKTGKSVQDNVRITATPSKKGDLPPPSSGGAGNGAGGSPSSGTGGSGNTGINNGGGSGNSVSVTTTPRPDKQSEAVTAGNNNPNGTNPKGSGSNGQGTEQGGSSSGDGAAGGGGKKGDGGGLDCSGEHRNTLACAQMGEVDTEQSFEVPTTTIDKKFEADNFLPTAGYCPNPKHVVMLGRTYTISYNWLCQFAQQIRMLIIGLAYLMAAYIIFAGKKD is encoded by the coding sequence ATGAAAAAACTCTTGCTTGCTGCGTTATTGACTACTGCTCCACTCTGCCACGCCGAAAATGTTGCCCAAATCACGGGCGGAAACTATATCTTTGCCGATGCCCAAAATCAGCGGCTGATTTTTAACTTTGAACCATCTGTATTTGAGAATCGCACATGGGGTTTTGACGAGCCGAGCGACAACGCAACCACACAATTTACGGTAGCAGATATGCCCCTTAAAACTCTGCATTCGTCAGAGTTTCATGCTTATGAGCGGGTAGCTGGCGGCGGTTATGCCATAGTTGCCACTTATAACCCGAAGCAACATCGGGCAATGTTGATGCGCCCTGTCTATCGTCCCAATGTTAATGATGGCGAACGTGTACGGGTATGGCTGCCAGCAGTGGGCTGGATTGTACGGGTAGGCGGTACGGTGGCGCGCAGCGTGTTACCACCTATTATCACTAATTGTTTGGCAAGTACAAAATGTAAAACTGTTGCAGCTGTGGTTATACCTCATTTATGCGCTATCAATTATTGGGGTATAGGGCATTTTAAGGAAGGATTTTTACAAGAAATTGGCTTTCCTGAAAGTTTTTGCAAGACTGCCGAAGAAGAAGGCTACAAACCCGAACAGATAACCAACCCCCAAACAGGCAAGCAGGGCAAAACGTATGTTAAAGAGTACCCTTATGTACTCAAAGGACATTGGGGTAAAACCAGACATAGCGATTGCGAACCCGGTCATGAAAAAGAGTGCGCCCCCGAATACCGTCAAATATTGATTGGTGCGAACAGTGCTGAACACGCCCGAAGCATTGCAAATGATATGTGTAAAAAATTGGTGGGTACATCATACACAGGCATTGACCCTAACAATCATGATAACTATGGATTAACGGGTAAAGTAAAAAGTGCAGAGCTGAAAAAAGACGGAGACCTTTTAGGCTGTTCAACATTAGCAACAGATGATAACGGCGAAGATTTTATCGGACCGAGTTTTATTGTCAGGGTTTTAAGGGAAAATTATAAAGAAAAAATCCAAATGGTTGATGTTGTGAATTTGGTATCAAAAGACTTTAAGAAAAACCCCACGCCCTACATGAACGACAAAGGTCAGGTAGGCAAAGACTTACGCAAAGCAATCAAACCAAAGGCAACCATTGAAAAGAAAGACGGTACTGGTGGAACAGTAACCGCATCAAGCCCGCCTTATCTTGACCCTAAAACAGGTAAATCCGTTCAAGACAATGTACGCATTACCGCAACACCCAGTAAAAAAGGCGACTTGCCGCCGCCATCATCAGGCGGAGCAGGAAACGGAGCGGGTGGCAGCCCATCATCAGGCACAGGCGGCAGCGGTAATACAGGCATCAATAACGGCGGCGGCAGCGGAAACAGCGTAAGTGTAACCACCACACCCCGCCCCGACAAACAGTCTGAAGCTGTAACAGCAGGAAATAACAACCCCAACGGAACCAATCCCAAAGGGAGCGGCAGCAACGGACAGGGTACGGAGCAAGGCGGCAGCAGTTCGGGAGACGGAGCAGCGGGCGGTGGTGGCAAAAAAGGAGATGGCGGCGGATTGGATTGTTCAGGCGAGCATCGTAACACCCTTGCTTGCGCCCAAATGGGCGAAGTTGATACAGAGCAGTCTTTTGAAGTGCCGACCACAACCATTGATAAGAAATTTGAAGCCGACAACTTTTTACCAACCGCAGGTTACTGTCCCAATCCCAAACACGTTGTTATGTTGGGCCGCACCTACACCATTAGTTACAACTGGCTGTGCCAATTCGCCCAACAAATCCGTATGCTGATTATCGGGCTTGCCTATCTGATGGCAGCTTATATTATTTTTGCGGGCAAAAAAGACTAA
- a CDS encoding DUF2523 domain-containing protein codes for MNFLIKAFQSLLVWGVSKLMLAFGVSFVAYKGLELSLKAIKGYVQSTVSGIPADAYNLMLMAGFGQALGIIFGAYAFNVALTASNKLATGVLKK; via the coding sequence ATGAATTTTTTAATCAAAGCCTTTCAATCCTTGCTGGTTTGGGGTGTGTCAAAATTAATGTTGGCATTTGGTGTGTCTTTTGTTGCCTACAAAGGTTTGGAATTGTCGCTTAAAGCCATTAAGGGTTATGTGCAAAGCACAGTTTCAGGCATACCTGCCGATGCCTACAATCTAATGCTGATGGCAGGATTCGGACAGGCATTGGGGATTATATTTGGCGCATATGCCTTTAATGTGGCTTTAACGGCAAGTAACAAACTGGCAACAGGCGTATTGAAAAAATAA
- a CDS encoding zonular occludens toxin family protein — protein MIILQTGVPGSGKTASVVAMLMNDESYTHFTDKDGVKKKRPLFVNGINELLLEHTQLDDEQIRAQPLQDFLPYGSLVVIDEVQRLMGARSPASKVPPYIEALATHRHHGLDIILITQHPSFLDPFVRKLVQRHIHISIKAVGRKLYEWNECVDQPDSPVNIARAIERQFKLPKQAFEQYKSAEVHTKPKRRLPKSLIFLIFLLPILTVYGYYTFSRLKDKYTGNEQTPTEQAASAVVASDTVTDAGGLVDTPATTTGQSLTAEMFAPTIPEKPESKPLYDGVRQVRTFERIAACVKGGQTGCTCYSDQATPLIEISKSQCLQYVKNGLPFDPYREPPQELPPQQVTEPQTEAVQTGQQVLTLSSGEPKMPKSQDYPKRLQDIQ, from the coding sequence ATGATTATTTTGCAAACGGGCGTACCGGGCAGCGGCAAAACTGCGAGTGTGGTCGCCATGTTAATGAATGACGAAAGTTACACACATTTTACAGATAAAGACGGCGTTAAGAAGAAACGCCCTTTATTCGTAAACGGTATTAACGAATTACTTTTAGAGCACACACAATTAGACGATGAACAAATCCGCGCACAACCTTTACAGGATTTTTTGCCCTATGGCTCGCTGGTTGTCATTGACGAAGTGCAGCGGTTAATGGGTGCACGTTCACCGGCAAGCAAAGTACCGCCTTATATTGAAGCTTTAGCCACACACCGCCATCATGGTTTGGATATTATCCTGATTACGCAACATCCAAGCTTTCTTGACCCCTTTGTCCGCAAATTGGTACAGCGGCACATACATATCAGCATCAAAGCCGTTGGCAGGAAATTATACGAATGGAACGAATGTGTAGACCAGCCTGACAGCCCCGTAAATATTGCAAGAGCGATTGAACGGCAGTTCAAGTTGCCAAAACAGGCTTTTGAACAATATAAATCAGCAGAAGTTCATACAAAGCCTAAACGCAGGCTTCCCAAAAGCCTAATATTTCTGATTTTTTTATTGCCAATTTTGACGGTTTACGGATATTACACATTTTCACGTTTAAAAGATAAATATACAGGTAATGAACAAACACCGACAGAGCAGGCAGCATCAGCAGTTGTTGCAAGTGATACCGTAACCGATGCAGGGGGATTAGTTGATACACCTGCTACCACCACAGGGCAATCATTAACCGCTGAAATGTTTGCCCCAACCATACCTGAAAAGCCCGAATCCAAACCATTATATGACGGTGTGCGGCAGGTAAGAACTTTTGAGCGTATTGCTGCTTGTGTGAAAGGCGGGCAAACAGGCTGCACCTGTTACAGCGACCAAGCGACCCCACTCATAGAGATTAGCAAATCTCAATGCTTGCAGTATGTCAAAAACGGCTTGCCGTTTGACCCTTACCGTGAACCGCCGCAGGAATTACCACCGCAACAGGTAACAGAGCCGCAAACAGAAGCAGTACAAACAGGGCAACAAGTGCTAACCTTATCATCGGGCGAGCCTAAAATGCCGAAGTCGCAAGACTACCCTAAACGCTTACAGGATATCCAATGA
- a CDS encoding IS110 family transposase, translating to MNIIGLDISKDHVDCYLRKKDGREDYCRIGNDMAGFLLLHEKIKQHRIRKLLVCMEATGIYYEQSAKYFSRYYNVCVVNPLKIKEHAKKTFARTKTDKTDAKLIADYARRYHDTLHDYQPPKSEQYELGKLNALLNQLKKQIQQHRNQLHSAKDDYVANVHSMLIRELERHMRLTVERIEHVICCSDWHCQYRNLMTIPGIGKETAAVLIQHLSSRNFATANQFVAFAGLNPQIVRSGTSVCKPDKLSRLGHRHLKRALFMPALAAARNECFKGFIKRLLDKGKKKMVALVALMRKLAKIAYGIYKNGKPFDCKLYQAPV from the coding sequence TTGAATATAATCGGTTTGGACATTTCAAAAGACCATGTGGACTGTTATTTAAGGAAGAAAGACGGCAGAGAAGATTATTGCCGAATCGGTAACGATATGGCGGGATTTTTGCTCTTGCATGAAAAAATCAAACAACACCGTATCCGAAAGTTGTTGGTGTGTATGGAAGCAACGGGCATTTATTATGAGCAGTCTGCCAAGTATTTCAGCCGTTATTATAACGTGTGTGTAGTGAATCCTTTGAAAATTAAAGAACATGCCAAAAAAACGTTTGCCCGCACCAAAACGGATAAGACCGACGCTAAACTTATTGCAGATTATGCTCGCCGTTATCATGACACGTTGCATGATTACCAGCCACCCAAATCAGAGCAGTACGAATTGGGTAAACTAAATGCACTGTTAAATCAGTTGAAAAAGCAGATTCAGCAACACCGCAATCAGTTACATTCAGCAAAGGACGATTATGTTGCGAATGTGCATAGTATGCTGATTCGGGAATTGGAGCGACATATGCGGCTGACGGTAGAGCGGATTGAACATGTGATTTGTTGCTCTGATTGGCATTGTCAGTACCGCAATTTGATGACGATTCCCGGCATTGGCAAGGAAACTGCCGCAGTGCTAATTCAGCATTTGAGCAGTCGGAATTTTGCAACAGCCAATCAATTTGTGGCTTTCGCAGGTTTAAATCCGCAGATTGTCCGCTCAGGAACGAGTGTCTGCAAACCTGATAAATTAAGCAGGTTGGGACACAGGCATTTGAAACGTGCTTTGTTTATGCCCGCATTGGCTGCTGCTCGTAACGAATGCTTTAAAGGGTTTATTAAGCGTTTATTGGATAAAGGCAAAAAGAAAATGGTGGCACTGGTCGCGTTGATGCGAAAACTGGCAAAGATTGCTTACGGCATTTATAAGAACGGTAAACCATTCGATTGTAAGCTTTATCAAGCACCAGTCTGA
- a CDS encoding endonuclease V, which yields MGLQKMRTLALDVFYREGEPLDHARAAAVLFDGQGKELAHYHADIENVAPYQAGKFYLRELPCLLAVLAQVHLPFEQIAIDGFVYLDDAGAEGLGAHLYHSLNQRYPVIGIAKKPFRNMGEMICWLSSVI from the coding sequence ATGGGTTTACAAAAAATGAGAACCTTGGCATTAGATGTTTTTTACCGCGAGGGCGAACCGCTGGACCATGCCCGCGCCGCCGCTGTCTTGTTTGATGGTCAGGGAAAAGAGTTGGCACATTATCATGCCGATATAGAAAATGTTGCGCCCTATCAGGCAGGGAAATTTTATCTGCGCGAACTGCCTTGTTTGCTGGCAGTGCTGGCGCAGGTTCATCTGCCGTTTGAGCAGATTGCGATTGACGGTTTTGTGTATTTGGACGATGCAGGCGCAGAAGGCTTGGGCGCACATTTGTACCACAGCTTAAATCAGCGTTATCCCGTTATCGGCATTGCCAAAAAACCGTTTCGCAATATGGGGGAGATGATATGTTGGCTGTCAAGCGTAATTTAA